From the Psychrobacillus sp. FSL K6-4046 genome, one window contains:
- a CDS encoding DUF1292 domain-containing protein → MDHGQENITIVDDNGNEQLCNVLFTFESDEFGKSYVLYYPIGAEEDENEEIEIHASSFTPNENGEDGDLHPIETDAEWDMIEEMLNTFLDETEEDED, encoded by the coding sequence ATGGACCACGGACAAGAAAATATCACAATCGTTGATGACAACGGAAATGAACAGCTTTGTAACGTATTATTTACATTTGAATCAGATGAATTCGGTAAATCATATGTACTTTACTACCCTATCGGTGCTGAAGAAGATGAGAACGAAGAAATAGAAATTCATGCTTCTTCTTTCACTCCAAATGAAAACGGAGAAGATGGAGATTTACATCCAATCGAGACAGATGCTGAATGGGATATGATCGAAGAAATGTTAAACACATTTTTAGATGAAACAGAAGAAGACGAAGACTAA
- the ruvX gene encoding Holliday junction resolvase RuvX, whose protein sequence is MRIMGLDVGSRTVGIAISDALGWTAQGIETIKINEDAQEFGMERIDELVKQHQVSEFVVGFPKNMNNSIGPRAEASEQFAKLLTDKYNFPVTLWDERLTTMAAERMLIDADVSRKKRKLVIDKMAAVMILQGYLDRKNR, encoded by the coding sequence ATGAGAATAATGGGTTTAGATGTCGGTTCTCGCACCGTGGGCATTGCAATAAGTGATGCCCTCGGTTGGACAGCCCAGGGAATTGAAACGATCAAAATTAACGAAGATGCACAAGAATTTGGGATGGAACGAATTGATGAATTGGTAAAACAACATCAAGTGAGTGAGTTCGTTGTAGGCTTTCCTAAAAACATGAATAATTCTATCGGACCGCGTGCAGAAGCTTCGGAACAATTTGCCAAGCTGTTAACTGACAAATATAACTTTCCAGTAACATTATGGGATGAAAGATTGACAACTATGGCTGCAGAACGTATGTTAATAGATGCGGATGTTAGTCGTAAAAAACGCAAGCTAGTTATTGACAAAATGGCTGCTGTAATGATTTTACAAGGATATCTTGATAGAAAAAACAGATGA